Below is a window of Streptomyces sp. ITFR-16 DNA.
CCCAAGTGGGTCCGGGGCATCGAGTACATGACCGCCGACCGCCGGGGCTTCTGGGAGGAGCGCGGCTACCACAACATAGGCGACCCCTGGCGGGAGCAGCGCTACTCCTACCAGGAGGAGCCCGGGGACGGCCCCGAGCTCTGACCGGGCCGCTCCGCCCGGTCAGTCCGGCCCGCGCAGCGCCTTCAGCCGGGCCACGTCCGCCGCGTGGCCCTCCTTGCCGCCCGGGGTCTCGATGACCAGCGGCACGCCCTCGGTCGCCGGGTGGGAGAACAGCTCCCGGAACGGCTCCTCGCCGATGTGGCCCGCGCCGATGTTCTCGTGGCGGTCCTTGTGGGCACCGGTGACGTCCTTGGAGTCATTGGCGTGGATCAGCTTCAGCCGGCCCTCACCGACCGTCTCCATCAGCAGGTCCAGCGTCTCCTTCATGCCGCCGGGACCGGCCAGATCGTGCCCCGCGGCGAAGATGTGGCAGGTGTCCAGGCAGATGCCGAGCTTCGGGTGGGCGTCCAGCGCATCGAAGTACGGGCCGAAGTCCCAGGTCCGTGAGCAGAGCGAGAAACCCTGCCCCGCCGTCGACTCCAGCAGCAGGAACGGGTCGTCGTCGTGCGCCAGCTCGTCCAGCAGCGGCCGCATATGGGTGCGCACCTGCGCCAGCGCCTCCTCGCGGGGCCTTCCGTTGGTCGCCGAGCCGGTGTGCACCACGACGCCCAGGGCGCCGATCTCACGGGCCCGGCGCAGGGAGTGGCGCAGCGACGCCACGGACTTTTCCACGGTCTCCGGGGTGTGCGAGCCGAAGTTGATCAGATACGGGGCATGCACATAGGCGGGCATGGACGCGGCGGCGCACCCGGCGCGGAACAGTTCGTCCTGCGCCGCGTTGCCTGCCGGGGTCGCCCAGCCGCGCGGGTTGGCGACGAAGACCTGGACGGCCTCCGCCCCCATCTCCCGGGCGTAGGGCAGCCCCACCTTGGCGAGGCCGCCGGCCACCGGGATATGACCGCCGACTGGGTTGCGCATACGGATCTAGAGCCCCTTGGTCCTGATGGTGATGGTGCTGCCCTCGGGCGCCCGGTCGCCGCCGTCGACGGACTGGCTCGCGACCGTGTCGCTGAACGAGAGGAACGGGCGGTCGACCTTGACCTCGAAGCCCGCGTCCTCCAACTCGCTGCGGGCGTCGTCGACGTCCTTGCCGGTCACGTCCGGTACGTCGATCATGCGCGGGCCCTTGGAGACCGTCAGCGTGACGGTGTCGCCCCTGGCGGCCTCGGTGCCCTCGCCCGGCGACTGGCGGGCGACGTCGCCCGCGTCCTCCGGGGAGTTGACCCGGCCGGGCGCCACCTCGGTCTTCAGGCCCTCTTCCTTCAGCGCGTCCGTGGCGTCCTCGACGGAGAGACCGGTGACGTCCGGGACGTCGACGGGGGCGCCCTTGGAGACCACGAGCGCGACCGCGGAGTCCGGGTGCCGCTCCGTCCCCCGCTCGGGATCCGTACGCACCACTTCGCCCGCCGCCACGTCCTCGCTGAACTCCCTGGTCACCATGCCGGGCTGCAGGCCGGCCTTCACCAGCTCGCGCCGGGCGTCGCCCAGTCTGAGGCCCTCGACGTCGGGCACCTTCACGATCTCGGGCCCGCGCGAGACGATGAGCGAGACCGAGCCGTTGCCCCGGATGCGGTCGCCCGACTTGGGGTTGCTGCCCACCACCTTGCCCCGGTCCACGGTGTCGCTGTAGACGCGCTCGACGCCCTTCAGGTCCAGCCCGGCGTCCGAGAGCCGCTTCTTCGCGGCCTTCTCGCTCTGGCCCAGCAGCGCGGGGACCTGGGTGAACTGTCCGGAGTTGATGTACCAGACGCCCCCGCCGACGCCCAGCACCAGCAGCACGGCCAGGACCGCCGCCAGGATGCCGCGCCGGGGACCGCCGCGGAGCCCGCCGCCACGGGCGGGCGGCGGCAGCTGT
It encodes the following:
- a CDS encoding deoxyribonuclease IV, producing MRNPVGGHIPVAGGLAKVGLPYAREMGAEAVQVFVANPRGWATPAGNAAQDELFRAGCAAASMPAYVHAPYLINFGSHTPETVEKSVASLRHSLRRAREIGALGVVVHTGSATNGRPREEALAQVRTHMRPLLDELAHDDDPFLLLESTAGQGFSLCSRTWDFGPYFDALDAHPKLGICLDTCHIFAAGHDLAGPGGMKETLDLLMETVGEGRLKLIHANDSKDVTGAHKDRHENIGAGHIGEEPFRELFSHPATEGVPLVIETPGGKEGHAADVARLKALRGPD